Genomic segment of Primulina tabacum isolate GXHZ01 chromosome 11, ASM2559414v2, whole genome shotgun sequence:
TTCTGGGGTTTCGATTATATTCTGATTTTATTTATCACACAGATAAGGAGATCATCGTACCATGATGTAATAAGGGTGTCTGAAATCCAGAAATTCCTCGACATTAGCAGTGTTCAGACATACATAATCAACAGCGCGAAGGTTGTTTTCTTGAATGAGCGGCCGCAGCCCAGGCCCGGTAAAGGTGTCACCAACACCTGCCAAGTTTGTGATCGGAGCCTTCTTGATTCCTTTACATTCTGCTCACTTGGCTGCAAGGTCAAACTCATATTCTTCATGGTTTTGAGTTTTAAACTCGATCATCGTTTAAAATCTTAGAAACCCCTAAAAGTTTCGATTTTAAAATGAACGCGGGTGTTGTTTTTATTTACAGATTGTTGGGACGTCGAGTGGCTTCCAGAAGAACAATCACCCGTCGGAGAAGAAAAGaacggcggcggcggcggcagaTTCCGAAGAATCTTACAGCAGCAGCGGCCACGTTCACGGGCGGAATAGCAAGAAGCTCCCGAGTTTTACTCCGTCGACGCCTCCGCCAACGGCGGTGAGTTTCAGAGTCGCCAACAGAAGAAAGGGAATCCCCCATAGAGCCCCGATGGGGGGATTCCCGATAGAAGCTTAGAAATATATGTTTGCACCCTATATTATGGTGAAACTACTTGAATCCCCTCAATACTTTTGAAAATTACAGAAGAAGCCCAAAACCTAATTTTTAATTAGCTCCTTTTAGTTAAAACAGGGAGCTATAATTAGGTGATGAGGTGAACTTTTCTTTCATATTGTGTAcagaaataatttaaaaagtcttttaaaaaatataaaatatagaatGTGAAATATAAAGGGTGTAGATTAGAATTTAAGAAATAAGACAAGTATGAAGTTTGCTTGGGAATAAGATGTGTAATAGTAATCTTATGTTTTGTGCAAGTTTTtctattaatatattttttatacatcATGTTTTACACTAATCTTACCTTTTATGTTTTTGGTTATTAACACATCAATATggaaaaacaaatttaaaaataactcaaattatttttaaaatatataaaaaaaataattactttTGTCATTGGAGAAACTAATTCTTATTATCATCCTTTCAACTTTCATAATATGAGtgagtctcatgtgagaccgtctcacggatcttaatctgtgagacgggtcaatcctaccaatattcacaataaaaagtaatactcttagcataaaaagtaatacttttttatggatgacccaaataagagatccgtctcacaaatacgacccgtgagaccgtttcaaaCAAGTTTTTGCCTCATAATATTTGGCAATACACTATTTTAGTTTGATTATGGTTGAATTTGGAATGAAATCATCTTTT
This window contains:
- the LOC142519327 gene encoding protein RGF1 INDUCIBLE TRANSCRIPTION FACTOR 1-like — protein: MGAGGPVEEDYRWPPWLKPLLKEQFFLQCKFHVDSHKSECNMYCLDCMNGPLCSLCWGYHKDHRAIQIRRSSYHDVIRVSEIQKFLDISSVQTYIINSAKVVFLNERPQPRPGKGVTNTCQVCDRSLLDSFTFCSLGCKIVGTSSGFQKNNHPSEKKRTAAAAADSEESYSSSGHVHGRNSKKLPSFTPSTPPPTAVSFRVANRRKGIPHRAPMGGFPIEA